A region of the Rhizobium binae genome:
GGCGCAGATCGGCAAGATCCGACGCTGACATCGGCACATTCGGGTCGATATAGGCGTCGATCGGATCGCCGGGGGTAAGGCGCAGCATGATGAAGATCAGCATGCTCAAGGCAATGAGCATGCCCACTCCGATCAGCAGGCGCCGGAGGCTGTATCTCAGCATGGAAAATCCGTTCCGGTGCGGGCAGACAGGTCGCTAGCTGGCCGCCCTTGGCTTCTCAGGATGCGTGGCGCGCCCTATTCGGCGATCGCCCATTTTTCCGGGTGCGCCTGGTACGGACCGCCGCCGGGGGCAGGCGTCCAGATGAAGTCCTTGAGCTTGGCGGAGGCGACGCCGTAACGTTTCGCTACCCAGAGCGGACCCCAGGGCAGTTCCTTGTTCATTACTCTGCAGACCTCCTGGTAGCGGCCGTCGCGCTTGGCGGCATCCGTCTCGCCAAGGGCCGCATCGAGAGCGGCGGTCAGCACCGGCATGCGCACGCGCGCGACGTTCGGGCCGGCCGGTGGAATCTGCTTTTCGTTGAGGCCGACATTGATGCTGCCCGGATCCGGGCCGTTCTGCAGGCCGGCATAAACCATCTGGAATTGCGCGACATCGGGCGTCGGGTTGAGCACGATACTGTTATAGGTCGGCGTGTCGACGGCGCGCGGCGTGACGTTGATGCCGACCTGCGCCAGCATCGCCTGGACCGCAGCCATGACATTGGCGGCAAGCGGTGTCGTGTAATAGGTCAGAAGCGTTATCGGCTTGTCGCCGTTGATCTCATCCCAGCCGGCTTCCTTCAGCAACTGCCTGGCCTTTTCCGGATCATAGGAATAAGCCTCGATGCCCTTCGGCACTAACTGGTCGGCGATATAGCCGCAGTTGGCGGGTTTGGCGGCGCCGCCGTAAAGGCTCTGGATGATCGCGTCGCGATTGATCGCATACATCACCGCCTGACGGACCCGGACATCCTTCCAGATCGGCGAATCATGGTTGAAGCCGAGATAGTTGACGACGAAGGAATTGCCTTCGATGACGCGGAAATCCTTATTGTCGTTGAAGGCCTTCAGATCGTTGGAATCGACATAGGTGAACTGGATCTCGCCGGCCCGCAGTGCGGCGATTGCCGCAGCCGGATTGGCGAAATAGCGGTTGATGATCTTTTCCAGCGCCGGTTTGCCGCCCCGGTAGTCGGTGTTGGCGGCAAGTTCGACATATTGATCGGTGACATATTTGCTGAACTTGAACGGCCCCGTGCCGATCGGCGTGGTCGACCACCAGCTGTTCTTGGCGAGCTGATCGGCGGGTATCTGCGAAAGCGCGTGCTCCGGCAGCATCATCACCTTCGTCAGCGTGTCCATCAGGCTTGCCGACGGGGCCGACAGTTTGATGACCAGGGTCTTGTCGTCCTTGGCGTCGGCCGAGGAAACGGCGTTCAGGCGAGCCGCGAGAACCGAGCCGGTCTTGGCGTTCTTGGCAAGCTCGATGGTGAACTTCGCGTCTTTTGCGGTAAAGGGCTTGCCGTCATGCCATTTCGCGTCGGCGAGCTTGAACGTGTAGGTCATCTGGTCTGGGCTGACCTCATAGGACGAGGCGAGCTGGCCGACGACTTTCTCGAGCTTCTCGTCATAGGTCACCAGCGGCTCGAAATAGACGCTGAGCCAGGTGAAGCCGCCCGTCGCGGCGAGCGGGTTGAAATTGCCCTGGAAGCCGCCAGGCCCGACATCGAAACCGCCCGACAGCGTCGCGGCCTGCGCCGGGCCGGTGAAGACCGGAATGGCGGTCGTCGCCATCATTGCAGCAAGCGCGATGGCGGATGATAATCTGAACAGTCCTTTCATTGTGCTCCTCCCACATTGGCACTTTTCTTATTGGCGGTGATCACCCGGGAAATGCCGTCATAGTGGCGGTCCAGGCGCTTCTGCGCTTCCGCAACGTCCCTTGCCTCGATGGCATCGACGATCGCCGCATGATCCCTCCAGGTCGCGACGGGGTCGACATTGTCGAGGTTTACGAAATCGGACGCCTTGTAGAAAGCGAGCCAGAACACATCGATCAGCCGGGCAAGTGTCTCGTTGTTCTGGCAGCGGAACAGCAGGGTATGAAAGAGCTGGTCTTCGTCGGCAAAGGATTGACCACGCTCGGCATGGACCCGCATGCGGTCCACGGTGGCGCGCAGCTCGGCGATATCCTCGTCGCCGATCATTTCGACCGTCTTGTCGATCAGGCCGACTTCCAGGGTCCGGCGGATCTCGATCACCTCCTCGATCTGGCGCAGAGCGCCGCCGAGGCCATAGGCGAGATTGTCGAGCAGCGGCTCGAATGAGAAGGCCTTGACGAAGATGCCGACGCCGCGCCGCGATTCCAGCACGCCCACGGATTCCAGCGCCTTGATGCCCTCACGCAGGGAATTGCGGCTGACGCCGAGCTGGTTTGCCAGGTCGGATTCGGCCGGAAGCAGCGTGCCGGGCTTCAGGCCGTTGTCGCTGATATAGGCCCGCAGGCTTTCCTGCACGGAGACGTGGAGAAGCGGCGCACGGGCGAGGGGCTTCATCGATTTCAGCGACATGCCGTTCCCATTCGATCTGCAATGATGATGGTGAAACATATCCACTTGTAGGATATCCGTCAACAGGATTTGATTTAAGCGCGGTAGATCAGCTAGCTTGCGCCGCGGCAGAGGAAGGCGGATGCGTTTCGCCCGCGCCGCAGCCGGTGGCTTCGGTCCGGATCGTGCGGGCCGAATCTATGATCGGTGAAAGTCGGAGAAGCGCCCGGCGACGGATCTGGTCAATCGGGTTGCGGGGAAGAGGTCGTTTCCCCTGCCGAAAGTTCGCAGTCAAGCAGGATGGGATGGCCGACGCCGGGCGTCGGTTGCTTGTTCAAAAGAACCGCGACCGCGGCTGCGGCAATCTTCTGAATCGGCTGCTTGACGGTGGTCAGCCGCGGCGTCGTCATGCTCGACAGCGGGATGCCGTCGAAACCGACGATGGAAAGGGCTGCGGGGACCGGAATTCCCAGATCATGCGCCGCTCTCATGCAGCCGATCGCCTGCTGATCCGAGCTCGCGAAGATGGCGGTCGGCCGTTCGCTGCGCGCGCGCGCCAGCAGATAGTTTCCTGCGGACCGGCCGCTTTCATAGTCGAAGGCCGCCTCGGCGATCAGCGGCGAAGCTTGAATTTCTCCGTCGTCATCGGATTGTCCCATCGCATCAAGGTAGCCCTTGAGGCGATCATTGGCAGGCACGGAATGCCTGGGGCCCGAAATGAAGCCAATGCGGCGATGGCCGAGCTTCAAGAGATGTTCGACGCCGAGGCGCACGCCGCTGCGGTGATCGGAGGCGATGCCGGAATATCCCGGCATCAGGCGATCGACGACTACGATCGGTAGAGCCTTCGGCAGCTTCAGCGTATGGAAATCATTGCTGGGAACGAGAATGATCCCGTCCACCTTCCGGCTTGTCAGCTGCCCGATGCGGTCGGCCTCCTTGGCCGCATCGTCAAACGACGTCATGACGATGATATTGTAGCCATGACTTGCCGCCGCCTGTTCGGCCGACTGCACAAGTTCGGAGAAGAACGGATTGGTCAGATCCGGAATGATGATGCCGATCAGGCGGCTGACCTTGCTGCGCATGCTTCTCGCCGACGGATCGGGCATATATCCGAGGTCGTCGATGATGCGTCTGACGCGTGCCCTCAGTTCATTCGTCACCGAAGGGTGATCATTCAGGACGCGTGAGACTGTTCCGGTGGAAACGCCGGCAAGCTTGGCAACGTCTCGAATTCCGACCTTTGGCATAATGGAAGAACATGTCCCTTCATCTTCATTGTCGGGACGTCCGAGGGCGCCCCATCCAGCTCTCAGCTAATGATCTCCAGCGCCTTCGTCAAACGTGATGACATCACGATAGCACGAGGCTCGGTCGCGCTCAATGGAAACGGTTCATTATCTTCGGCTATAAAGCGCAGGGTTTGATCCAATTTGCGCCGTGTTCCTCTAGTTTCCGGTGCCTTGACAATCGATCTAGGCATTGTTACGCAAGCGTTGTTGGAAACGGTTCATCTGCGAAGGCACTCAGGTGAGGAGGCCCGGAACCGTTCGGAGGAGAGAAATGTCCCATTTTACAAAGCGTGATTCCGTCCTGATGAGTGCGCCGCGCCGTGCGGCATTGAGGCTTGGACTTGCCGGCACCCTGGTGCTTGCCCTGTCCTGCGGCGTGTCGCCCGCTTTTGCGGCCGGCAAGCCCAAGGTCGGCCTGATCATGAAGTCTCTGTCCAATGAGTTCTTCAAGCAGATGAAGGCCGGCGCCGATAAGTATGCGGCTGAGAACAAGGACAAGTTCGACTTCAAGGCCGTCGGCATGAAGGACGAGCGCGATTTCGCCGCCCAGGTCGATGCCGTCGAAAACTTCGTGACGCAGAAATACGACATCATCGTCGTTGCCCCGGCCGATTCGAAGGCGATGGCAACGCCGCTGGCCAAGGCCGTGAAATCAGGCGTCAAGGTCATCAATATCGACGTGCCGCTCGACGCCGATGCCAAGAAGGCGGCCGGTATCGACCTGGCCTTCTTCGGTCCTGACAATCAGGAAGGCGCCAAGCTTGCCGGTGACGCACTGGCCAAGGATCTCGGCCCGGGAGCGAAGGTTGTCATCCTCGAGGGCAATCCAGAGGCCGACAACGCCAAGGAGCGGAAGGAAGGCTTCATGGACTCCGTTAAGTCGGGCAAGCTCGAGCTTCTCGACAGCAAGACCGCCCATTGGGAGACGGAAGAAGCCAACACCGTCATGACCAATTTCCTGACGAAGTATAAGGATATCCAAGGCGTGATGGCAGCCAACGACTCGATGGCGCTCGGCGTCGTCAAGGCGCTCGACGCAACCGGCCAGGCCGGCAAGATCAAGGTCGTCGGCTTCGACAACATCCCGCCGGTGCAGCCGCTGATCAAGGATGGAAAGATGCTTGCCACCGTCGAACAGTATGGCGCCCAGATGGCGGTCATGGGCATCGACTACGGCATGCGTGAACTTGCCGGCGAGAAATTCACCGGCTGGGTCAAGACCGACATCAAGCTCGTCACTGCCGACGACCTCAAATAATCGAGACTCTCGGCCTGGAACGGGATGATTTTGGACCCGGTCGGTCTATCTGAATCCTGTTCTAAATTAAGGAGTTAGAGCATGATGCCGTCTTACACTTTTCGGCATCATGCTCTTGGGCCAAAGGAAGCGCCGGCTGTAGGCCGGTGCTGACCGCTGCCAACCGATTGCATGATGATCGCTGCGAATGAGGCTCATTGCGGGTTTCGCGGACTGCGGCTTGTGCGGATGGTGGCCATCTCGAATTTCAACGGATCATGCACGAGGTGGACGTGTCAGACGCAGCAGACGACTACATCTTGACGCTGGATGGGATCGGCAAACGCTTCCCCGGCGTTGTCGCCCTTCGCAATGTTTCCATGCGGATCGGCCGCGGCAAGGGCCACGTCCTGCTCGGTGAGAATGGCGCGGGCAAATCGACCTTGATCAACCTGCTGGGCGGCGTCTTCAAGCCCGATGACGGGCACATTTCTTTTGACGGCAAGCCTTATCACCCGGGCTCGCCGCTGGAAGCCTTCAAGGCGGGCATTCGCGTCATCCACCAGGAGCTCCATCCCCTTTCCAATCTCACCGTCGCCGAAAACCTGCTTTTCGAGCATCTTCCGCGCCGATACGGCCTGGTGGACTACCGGAAAATGAACAGCCGCGCGGCCGAACTGCTGGCGGAAGTCGGCCTCGACGTGGCGCCGACGACGCTTGCCGGCCGCCTCAGCGTCGCGCAGCTGCAGCTGCTCGAGATCGCCAAGGCGCTCTGCTATGAAAGCAAGCTGCTCGTTCTCGACGAGCCGACGGCAACCCTGACCTCCAAGGAAGTCGACCGGCTGTTCGAAATTCTGAAGCGGCTGAAGGCGCGCGGCGTCACGACGCTCTATATCTCCCATCGGCTCGAGGAGATTTTCGAAGTCGGAGACGATGTCACGGTGCTGCGCGACGGCCAGCATGTCATCACCCGACCGCTGTCCGGATTGGCGATCCCCGATATCGTCGAGCTGATGGTCGGGCGAACGCTTTCGGATCATGGCGTCTTTCGCAGCGACAGCGCCGTGTTCGGCGAAGCGCTTGGCGTCTCCGGCCTGAAGGTGACACGCAAAAGTCCGGAACTGTCGTTTTCCGTCGCCAAGGGCGAGATCGTCGGCATTGCCGGTCTTGTCGGCAGCGGCCGGACGGAAGCGGTGCGCGCCATATTCGGCGCCGACGCCAAAGCCGGCGGCGAAATCCGCGTCGACGGCGAGCCGGTTGCGATCCATTCGCCCAAAGACGCGGTTGCCGCCGGCTTGTGCCTGGCGACCGAAGACCGCAAGCTGCAGGGCCTGATGCTCGACATGAGCTGCGCGGAAAACGCCACGGTGACGGATCTCGGCAAGATCTCCCGCAAGGGACTGATCAGCCGAAAGGCGGAGAACGAGCAGGCGCAGCGTCTCGTGCGCGAGCTGCGCATCAAAACCCCGTCGATCCATCAGATGGTCAGGACGTTTTCGGGCGGCAATCAGCAAAAGGTCGTGATCGCCAAATGGTTGTTCCGAGGTCCCAAGGTGCTGATTTTCGATGAGCCGACCCGCGGGATCGACGTCGGCGCGAAGGCGGAAATCTATGAACTTCTCTGGAAGTTTGCCGCCGAAGGAAAGGGCGTTCTTGTCGTCTCCTCTGACCTGCCGGAGCTCATCGGCATCTGCCATCGCATCATCGTCCTGTCGGACGGCAAGATGGCCGGCGAAATAGCGCGGGATCAATTCGAAGAGAGCAGGATCCTCTCACTCGCTTACAAGGAGTACAGTCGTGTCCGGCAACATTGAAACCAAGATCGAAGCGAAAGAGACAGGCTTCTGGGACAAGCTCATCCGGATCTCGATGAAGGAGGCAGGTGTCGCCATCGCCCTCGTCCTGATCGTCATATTCTTCTCGGTGACGGCGCCCTATTTCGCCACGCCGGAGAATTTCCTGAAGATCTTCGTGCAGATCGCCATCAACACCGTGCTCGCCTCGGGCATGACCTTCGTCATCCTGGTCGGCGGCATCGATCTTTCGGTCGGCTCGCTGCTGGCTCTTTGTACCGTCATCGGCGCAACGATCATGATCGACCCGAGGTTCTCCCCCTGGCAGGCGATCGTGCTGGCGTCGCTCGCCTCGATGGGCACCGGCGCGATCCTTGGTGCCATCAATGGCTGGGTCTGCGAAAAGTGGAAGCTTCCGTCCTTCATCGTCACGCTCGGCATGCTGAATGTGGCAAGCGGCTTGGCACGCGTCGTCAGTGACAACTCCACCATCACCGGCCTGCCGCAGCCCTTCGTCGATTTCGGCAATCTGATCTTCTGGGGGATTTTCCCGTCGATCTTCCTGATTGCGATCGTCGTCGTCCTCGTCGGCTGGTTCGTGCTGCGTTATACGGTCTTCGGGCGCTTCGTCTTTGCGATCGGCACCAACGAAGAGGCCGTGCGGCTGTCGGGACACGAGCCGAAGCGCTACAAGATCGCGGTGTTCACGATCTCAGGCCTGACCTCCGGCATTGCCGCCATGGTCTATCTGCTCCGCCTCAACGTCGGCAGCCCGGTTGCCGGCATCGGCTATGAACTGAATGCGATCGCCGCCGTTATCATCGGCGGAACCAGCCTCTCGGGCGGCAAGGGTTCGATCGTCGGAACGCTGGTCGGCGCCTGCATTCTGCAGGTGCTGTCGACGGGACTGCAGCTCCTGGGCGCCGACGATAACATCAAGCCGATCGTCATCGGCGCCGTCATCGTGCTTGCGGTTATCCTCGATAGCTATCGCGGCCGGCTGATGCGGATACTCGAGACCCGGTGACCGATTGCAGGGCTTTGGCCTCAATGCATGTCGCCCGGAAGTGTGTAGCGGTTCCGGGACAACGACATGCGTCAAAACAAAGGGCTAAAGCGCGTCGGATGAATCAAATTCGATGCGACGCGCTTTAGAGATCGCATGGCGGCCTGCGAAGTGAAGCAGGCCGTCAAACTCCTGCCACATGCCCTGCATTAATTCGGCGCGACCGCGTATTTCTTAAATCGGAATTGATTTAAGGGTAGGCCATGAGCAGCTCAATGCGTTACCGCATTTCCCTGCGCCTCTGACAAAAGGTGCGGGGGCCGCAGGTAGTCGCGCCGATGGAGATCCGATGCCCGCAATCCTGCGAAAGAAAGCTCATGGCGTCTCAACGAGGGCGCAGGTCATCGATGGTGCGGAAGATGTCGGCGTCGCCTATCAGGTGTTTTCCGATACGGTGGTCGAGGACGTCATCGTCAAGAATTCGCCGCGCGGCTTCAAATTTCACAATGGCAAGAACCTCGTCGTCAGGCGCTGCGAAACGGAGAATGTCAGGGGCGACGGCATCTATCTGACGAAGACGTCGAATGTGCTTCTGGAAAACAACCGCATGGGTGCCGCGCCGGGCGAGGGCGCGGATTGCTGCCAGTTCGCCTATCAAAACAGCGACGACAATATCAGTTCGGACGTGGTGATCCGCGGCAATCTCTTCCTGCAGTCGCCGACGAGCACGTCGAACAAGGGTGCGCTGGTCTGCGATAAAACTCGGCGATACCGCGTCGAGTACAACTTCATCGGCGGCAAGAATTTCTCCTTTTCGTCGATCGGCGACGATGCCGTGGTGCGCAGCAACATCATGCGCGATGGCAGGATGAACGACTATTCCTTCGGCTACGGCATCGGCGACAAGGCCGACCATTCCGGCCATCACCTCTACGACAATTGGATCGAGAACAACAATCGCGGTATCAGTCTCAGCGGCTTTTCCGACCAGGAGCTGGCACTCCGCAGGGA
Encoded here:
- a CDS encoding ABC transporter substrate-binding protein, whose protein sequence is MKGLFRLSSAIALAAMMATTAIPVFTGPAQAATLSGGFDVGPGGFQGNFNPLAATGGFTWLSVYFEPLVTYDEKLEKVVGQLASSYEVSPDQMTYTFKLADAKWHDGKPFTAKDAKFTIELAKNAKTGSVLAARLNAVSSADAKDDKTLVIKLSAPSASLMDTLTKVMMLPEHALSQIPADQLAKNSWWSTTPIGTGPFKFSKYVTDQYVELAANTDYRGGKPALEKIINRYFANPAAAIAALRAGEIQFTYVDSNDLKAFNDNKDFRVIEGNSFVVNYLGFNHDSPIWKDVRVRQAVMYAINRDAIIQSLYGGAAKPANCGYIADQLVPKGIEAYSYDPEKARQLLKEAGWDEINGDKPITLLTYYTTPLAANVMAAVQAMLAQVGINVTPRAVDTPTYNSIVLNPTPDVAQFQMVYAGLQNGPDPGSINVGLNEKQIPPAGPNVARVRMPVLTAALDAALGETDAAKRDGRYQEVCRVMNKELPWGPLWVAKRYGVASAKLKDFIWTPAPGGGPYQAHPEKWAIAE
- a CDS encoding FadR/GntR family transcriptional regulator; amino-acid sequence: MSLKSMKPLARAPLLHVSVQESLRAYISDNGLKPGTLLPAESDLANQLGVSRNSLREGIKALESVGVLESRRGVGIFVKAFSFEPLLDNLAYGLGGALRQIEEVIEIRRTLEVGLIDKTVEMIGDEDIAELRATVDRMRVHAERGQSFADEDQLFHTLLFRCQNNETLARLIDVFWLAFYKASDFVNLDNVDPVATWRDHAAIVDAIEARDVAEAQKRLDRHYDGISRVITANKKSANVGGAQ
- a CDS encoding LacI family DNA-binding transcriptional regulator, giving the protein MPKVGIRDVAKLAGVSTGTVSRVLNDHPSVTNELRARVRRIIDDLGYMPDPSARSMRSKVSRLIGIIIPDLTNPFFSELVQSAEQAAASHGYNIIVMTSFDDAAKEADRIGQLTSRKVDGIILVPSNDFHTLKLPKALPIVVVDRLMPGYSGIASDHRSGVRLGVEHLLKLGHRRIGFISGPRHSVPANDRLKGYLDAMGQSDDDGEIQASPLIAEAAFDYESGRSAGNYLLARARSERPTAIFASSDQQAIGCMRAAHDLGIPVPAALSIVGFDGIPLSSMTTPRLTTVKQPIQKIAAAAVAVLLNKQPTPGVGHPILLDCELSAGETTSSPQPD
- a CDS encoding sugar ABC transporter substrate-binding protein produces the protein MSHFTKRDSVLMSAPRRAALRLGLAGTLVLALSCGVSPAFAAGKPKVGLIMKSLSNEFFKQMKAGADKYAAENKDKFDFKAVGMKDERDFAAQVDAVENFVTQKYDIIVVAPADSKAMATPLAKAVKSGVKVINIDVPLDADAKKAAGIDLAFFGPDNQEGAKLAGDALAKDLGPGAKVVILEGNPEADNAKERKEGFMDSVKSGKLELLDSKTAHWETEEANTVMTNFLTKYKDIQGVMAANDSMALGVVKALDATGQAGKIKVVGFDNIPPVQPLIKDGKMLATVEQYGAQMAVMGIDYGMRELAGEKFTGWVKTDIKLVTADDLK
- a CDS encoding sugar ABC transporter ATP-binding protein, producing MHEVDVSDAADDYILTLDGIGKRFPGVVALRNVSMRIGRGKGHVLLGENGAGKSTLINLLGGVFKPDDGHISFDGKPYHPGSPLEAFKAGIRVIHQELHPLSNLTVAENLLFEHLPRRYGLVDYRKMNSRAAELLAEVGLDVAPTTLAGRLSVAQLQLLEIAKALCYESKLLVLDEPTATLTSKEVDRLFEILKRLKARGVTTLYISHRLEEIFEVGDDVTVLRDGQHVITRPLSGLAIPDIVELMVGRTLSDHGVFRSDSAVFGEALGVSGLKVTRKSPELSFSVAKGEIVGIAGLVGSGRTEAVRAIFGADAKAGGEIRVDGEPVAIHSPKDAVAAGLCLATEDRKLQGLMLDMSCAENATVTDLGKISRKGLISRKAENEQAQRLVRELRIKTPSIHQMVRTFSGGNQQKVVIAKWLFRGPKVLIFDEPTRGIDVGAKAEIYELLWKFAAEGKGVLVVSSDLPELIGICHRIIVLSDGKMAGEIARDQFEESRILSLAYKEYSRVRQH
- a CDS encoding ABC transporter permease, encoding MSGNIETKIEAKETGFWDKLIRISMKEAGVAIALVLIVIFFSVTAPYFATPENFLKIFVQIAINTVLASGMTFVILVGGIDLSVGSLLALCTVIGATIMIDPRFSPWQAIVLASLASMGTGAILGAINGWVCEKWKLPSFIVTLGMLNVASGLARVVSDNSTITGLPQPFVDFGNLIFWGIFPSIFLIAIVVVLVGWFVLRYTVFGRFVFAIGTNEEAVRLSGHEPKRYKIAVFTISGLTSGIAAMVYLLRLNVGSPVAGIGYELNAIAAVIIGGTSLSGGKGSIVGTLVGACILQVLSTGLQLLGADDNIKPIVIGAVIVLAVILDSYRGRLMRILETR
- a CDS encoding right-handed parallel beta-helix repeat-containing protein; translation: MPAILRKKAHGVSTRAQVIDGAEDVGVAYQVFSDTVVEDVIVKNSPRGFKFHNGKNLVVRRCETENVRGDGIYLTKTSNVLLENNRMGAAPGEGADCCQFAYQNSDDNISSDVVIRGNLFLQSPTSTSNKGALVCDKTRRYRVEYNFIGGKNFSFSSIGDDAVVRSNIMRDGRMNDYSFGYGIGDKADHSGHHLYDNWIENNNRGISLSGFSDQELALRRDIDIHDNVISECDVAFFANRPWSGSFRRNIFMRCRQDILMKGKGEATAGQIDGNYHNDGSFLNVTPPPLRFNADGKVSVASGEWTSEPDEISIQWRDKGVDIPGANRPSIAAEPGMELSCVLLARKGRNWMLAIAETAYDEFIPRAWQEKMLPWQKRYLSI